The following are from one region of the Pirellulaceae bacterium genome:
- a CDS encoding tetratricopeptide repeat protein has product MSAQGCSSLRRNQRDASVAEARQFSLRGADALQLKKNTDAETLFAEALRRCPADERAHWGMAEVQWQKGNCQQAADHLQQAVKLSGNNPDLLVRLGEMHLQAGRPEEALKQADLALASNRQHAGAWQLRGRVAEHHQQWQQAIDCYQRALMAKPNNPPVQLAVAEVYQRLGKPQRSLATLERMSDAQSAEYQSAAAWMLKGQALASLGQSDAAKLCWREAASRAGTQDFQLFLNMADIHAQRGELAEARVALGRALNLQPDHQQARQLKDRLEQQFSTIVAGQLPPSPPATTGIISVSGPLSPPQINFGQPAGGQSPPSTDSRD; this is encoded by the coding sequence GTGTCCGCCCAGGGATGCAGTAGCCTCAGGCGAAATCAACGCGATGCCAGTGTGGCTGAAGCCAGGCAATTCTCGCTTCGAGGTGCCGATGCACTGCAGCTGAAGAAAAACACCGATGCCGAAACGCTGTTTGCCGAAGCTTTGCGGCGTTGCCCCGCAGACGAACGTGCGCACTGGGGCATGGCCGAGGTCCAATGGCAGAAGGGCAATTGCCAACAAGCTGCCGATCACCTCCAGCAAGCGGTCAAATTGAGCGGCAATAATCCTGACTTGCTGGTGCGCCTGGGAGAAATGCACTTGCAAGCTGGGCGCCCAGAGGAAGCACTGAAACAGGCGGATTTGGCTTTGGCCAGCAATCGACAACACGCAGGTGCTTGGCAATTGCGAGGTCGTGTAGCCGAACATCACCAGCAGTGGCAGCAGGCCATTGACTGTTATCAACGCGCCTTGATGGCCAAGCCCAACAATCCCCCGGTACAACTGGCAGTGGCTGAAGTCTATCAGCGCTTGGGAAAGCCTCAGCGCTCCTTAGCGACGCTGGAACGCATGAGCGACGCACAGTCCGCCGAATATCAATCGGCTGCAGCCTGGATGCTTAAAGGTCAAGCCTTGGCGAGCTTGGGTCAATCCGATGCGGCTAAGCTGTGTTGGCGCGAAGCCGCTTCGCGAGCGGGTACTCAAGATTTTCAGCTCTTTCTTAACATGGCTGATATCCACGCTCAGCGCGGTGAGTTGGCGGAAGCTCGGGTGGCACTGGGGCGAGCGCTCAACCTGCAGCCGGATCATCAGCAGGCGCGGCAACTGAAAGATCGGCTGGAACAACAATTCAGTACGATCGTTGCTGGTCAACTGCCGCCAAGTCCACCTGCTACAACCGGAATTATTAGTGTATCTGGCCCGCTATCGCCGCCGCAGATCAACTTTGGTCAGCCCGCTGGAGGCCAATCGCCGCCGTCAACCGACTCAAGAGACTAA
- the galE gene encoding UDP-glucose 4-epimerase GalE — protein MRILVIGGAGYVGSHTVRKLLRSGHEVWVYDNLSRGHAASIPAECLIVGELADRRLLQQTMSDYGIEAVMHFAAYTLVGESVTQPAMYYQNNVVASLELLEAMRASGVWRIVFSSTTATYGQPERIPISESTPQLPINPYGFTKLVMERALTDYTTAYGLGVAILRYFNAAGASPDGDIGEDHQPESHLIPLVLQTALGQRENIAIFGTDYPTPDGTCIRDYIHVEDLADAHLRALGLLEPGSHLQLNLGTGLGHSVLEVVQACRRITGHPIPTVVQARRPGDSAKLVADSSLAQRVLGWTPHYVSIESIVETAWRWHRQFPRGYNGERSRQQSSWVATR, from the coding sequence GTGAGAATCTTGGTGATTGGCGGCGCCGGCTATGTTGGCTCGCATACCGTGCGCAAGCTGCTGCGAAGCGGCCATGAAGTATGGGTTTACGACAATCTTTCGCGCGGACATGCTGCCAGCATCCCCGCCGAATGTTTGATCGTCGGCGAACTAGCGGATCGGCGGTTGTTACAGCAAACCATGAGCGATTATGGTATCGAAGCGGTCATGCACTTTGCGGCTTACACCTTGGTAGGCGAGTCGGTTACACAACCCGCCATGTACTACCAAAACAATGTGGTAGCTTCGTTGGAGTTACTGGAAGCCATGCGCGCCAGCGGTGTGTGGCGCATTGTGTTCTCCAGTACGACGGCAACCTATGGACAACCGGAGCGCATTCCCATCTCAGAATCCACACCACAGTTGCCGATTAACCCCTACGGCTTTACCAAACTGGTGATGGAACGTGCACTCACCGACTATACGACGGCCTACGGATTAGGGGTTGCCATTCTGCGGTACTTCAACGCGGCTGGTGCCAGTCCCGACGGGGACATTGGCGAAGACCATCAACCTGAAAGCCATCTGATCCCACTGGTATTGCAAACCGCCCTGGGACAACGCGAAAACATTGCCATCTTCGGTACCGACTACCCAACTCCCGATGGCACTTGCATTCGCGACTATATCCATGTGGAAGATTTGGCCGACGCGCATTTGCGAGCCCTGGGACTACTGGAACCTGGTAGTCATTTGCAGTTAAACTTGGGAACAGGACTCGGCCACAGCGTGTTGGAAGTTGTTCAGGCTTGTCGCCGCATAACGGGTCATCCGATCCCAACGGTGGTGCAAGCTCGACGCCCCGGCGACTCGGCCAAGCTGGTTGCGGATAGCAGTCTAGCGCAGCGCGTGCTCGGGTGGACCCCGCATTATGTCTCGATCGAGTCCATTGTGGAAACGGCATGGCGCTGGCACCGCCAGTTTCCCAGAGGATATAACGGAGAGCGAAGCCGTCAACAGTCATCGTGGGTGGCGACGCGCTAA
- a CDS encoding transposase — protein sequence MSFDSVLSRFADQAPVATMVRAAMANILSPRELDKIFEESRQRQYEDRLLFSSVVGLLTLAVTKTQPSLHAAYQSQREELGVSVAALYDKLSGVELTVTRELVRRTAQRMSAVIDALGETRRPVLQGYSTLYLDGSHLGATEHRLKPTRSVRGGPLPGLGLVVLDGDRRIISDFLPCVDGQAQERSLMLDWIDLLAEDQLWIADRNFCTKQMIFECHRNKASFLLRHHGGLACRAEGPECEIARCATGTVQEQTVSVEGDTLGAVTLRRITIKLDKPTTDGTQEICLLTNLPTEVSASKCADLYHTRWDIEAAFGEIASSLRGEIDTLCYPAAALLGYAIGLVTYNLLAVAQAAMSVVHGRQMVEENVSSYHMANEVATTWTGLEIAIPDSQWQARFAKLDAAQLAHKLLALAHKTQLRRYQKHRRGPKKPTPKRQGTQPHVSTARLLAQQN from the coding sequence ATGTCGTTCGATAGCGTGTTGTCACGGTTTGCAGACCAAGCGCCTGTGGCCACGATGGTTCGGGCTGCAATGGCCAACATATTATCGCCACGGGAACTGGATAAGATTTTTGAAGAGAGCCGGCAGCGGCAATATGAAGACAGGCTGCTATTTTCCAGTGTGGTTGGCCTGCTGACACTGGCGGTAACTAAAACGCAGCCATCGCTGCATGCGGCATATCAATCACAGCGAGAAGAGCTGGGGGTATCGGTAGCCGCGTTGTATGACAAGCTGTCGGGAGTGGAGCTTACAGTAACACGTGAATTGGTAAGGCGCACGGCCCAGCGGATGTCAGCGGTCATCGACGCGTTGGGCGAGACCAGAAGACCGGTGCTCCAGGGGTATAGCACATTGTATCTGGATGGCAGCCATCTAGGGGCTACCGAGCACCGGCTCAAACCGACGCGGAGCGTGCGTGGCGGACCGCTGCCGGGATTAGGCTTAGTCGTACTGGATGGAGACCGAAGGATCATCAGCGATTTCTTGCCATGCGTCGACGGACAGGCACAAGAGCGCAGCCTGATGTTGGACTGGATCGACCTGCTGGCCGAAGACCAGTTGTGGATAGCCGACCGTAATTTCTGTACCAAACAGATGATCTTCGAGTGCCATAGAAACAAAGCCAGTTTTTTGTTGCGGCATCACGGAGGATTAGCCTGCCGAGCTGAAGGGCCAGAGTGCGAGATAGCCAGATGCGCAACTGGCACGGTACAGGAGCAAACGGTCAGCGTGGAGGGAGACACGCTAGGTGCGGTCACGCTACGGCGGATTACGATCAAGCTAGACAAGCCGACAACCGATGGCACCCAGGAGATTTGTCTACTGACGAATCTGCCTACGGAGGTTTCAGCGTCCAAGTGCGCAGACCTGTATCATACCCGGTGGGACATCGAAGCGGCCTTCGGAGAGATTGCTTCATCGCTACGCGGGGAGATCGACACGCTGTGCTATCCGGCGGCCGCGTTGTTGGGTTACGCCATAGGACTGGTAACGTACAACTTGCTGGCCGTGGCCCAAGCAGCCATGAGTGTGGTGCATGGTCGCCAGATGGTTGAGGAGAATGTATCGAGTTACCATATGGCCAACGAAGTGGCCACGACCTGGACGGGATTAGAGATAGCGATACCAGACAGCCAATGGCAAGCTCGCTTTGCGAAACTTGATGCAGCTCAGTTGGCGCACAAGCTACTTGCACTTGCGCACAAGACACAGCTGCGTCGGTATCAGAAGCATCGACGGGGACCAAAGAAACCTACCCCCAAACGCCAAGGCACTCAGCCCCATGTCAGTACCGCTCGACTGCTTGCTCAACAGAACTAA
- a CDS encoding 1-acyl-sn-glycerol-3-phosphate acyltransferase, translating into MQEIIIEKPYQFVPPHRGNLIPFLLQRFRIVDFYLQRYEGICSYEVRGIDHLKESLRQQSGILLTPNHCRYADPLAMAWVLRPLGVYPFAMASWHLFNQKWWQSLAIRLCGGFSVNREGIDRQALDMAINTIVDGQRPLVLFPEGTVFRSNDRLQPLLDGVTFIARTAAKRRAKLSKPPTLIHPIAIKYLFRGDVIESITPVVEEIESRFGWYLPGCRQSSMVQRVRKLSDAFLATKELEHLGQVYPGDVAQRRQHLIEHLLGSVERRWLRREVLEQEIIPRIKTLRLIMVPELLEARSDLRKQTIRDDLNRIYVAQQIASYPADYLDAPVTNTRLLETVEQLEEDLWDKARIHRPLHAILQIGQAIEVPPSREPKEAGDPLLQQLDLQLRSLLGQLADESQTLDTGI; encoded by the coding sequence ATGCAAGAGATCATTATCGAGAAGCCGTATCAGTTCGTGCCGCCCCATCGCGGCAATCTGATACCTTTTTTGCTACAGAGATTCCGCATCGTTGACTTCTATCTCCAGCGCTATGAAGGCATCTGCTCCTACGAGGTTCGCGGCATCGACCATTTGAAGGAATCGCTGCGCCAACAGTCGGGCATTCTGCTGACTCCCAATCATTGTCGATACGCCGATCCGTTGGCGATGGCCTGGGTGCTGCGTCCACTAGGCGTTTATCCGTTTGCGATGGCCAGTTGGCACCTGTTCAATCAAAAGTGGTGGCAGTCGTTGGCTATTCGGCTGTGCGGTGGCTTCAGTGTCAATCGCGAAGGCATCGACCGACAAGCGTTGGACATGGCGATTAATACAATCGTCGATGGCCAGCGACCTCTGGTGCTGTTCCCGGAAGGAACCGTATTTCGCAGCAATGATCGCCTGCAGCCTTTGTTGGACGGCGTGACTTTTATCGCCCGCACGGCAGCAAAACGCCGAGCCAAGTTGAGCAAACCACCCACACTCATACATCCGATTGCCATTAAGTACCTGTTCCGTGGCGATGTCATCGAGTCGATCACGCCTGTGGTCGAGGAAATCGAAAGCCGGTTTGGATGGTACCTTCCAGGGTGTCGTCAGTCGTCGATGGTCCAACGCGTTCGCAAGCTGAGCGATGCGTTCCTGGCGACCAAGGAATTAGAACACCTCGGTCAGGTGTATCCGGGCGATGTCGCTCAACGACGCCAACATTTGATCGAGCACTTGTTGGGATCTGTCGAACGTCGCTGGTTGCGACGCGAGGTACTTGAACAAGAGATTATCCCGCGCATTAAAACTTTGCGGTTGATCATGGTCCCGGAACTGTTGGAGGCGCGTAGTGACCTCCGAAAACAGACAATTCGTGACGACCTGAATCGGATTTACGTGGCGCAGCAAATCGCATCGTATCCCGCAGACTACTTAGACGCGCCCGTCACGAATACTCGTTTACTGGAAACGGTCGAGCAATTGGAAGAAGATTTGTGGGACAAAGCTCGCATTCACCGGCCACTTCACGCCATTTTGCAGATTGGCCAAGCTATTGAGGTGCCGCCCAGTCGAGAGCCTAAGGAAGCTGGCGACCCGCTGCTGCAGCAGCTGGACCTCCAATTGCGCAGCCTGCTTGGCCAATTGGCCGACGAATCTCAGACATTAGATACTGGAATTTGA
- a CDS encoding DUF21 domain-containing protein translates to MPLENIFYLGAALILVMVSGFFSGSEAAYFSLTASQRHGLAKSKVATDRLAFSLVSQSERLLMTILFWNLVINVTYFSMVSKFTLSLDQHDSDSSSHIALITFGALLFVILFGEFFPKSIGLMYPLRLVRLAAIPLAIAVRTIAWLLPVMEFITEFSRRLVWPGMQPEPYLSAADLTRVVELSASEDELVEAESQVLQNIIQLNEVRVEEWMRPRAEFSAHTSHLTWQQLTPQSASGGYLLITKDHGQIMGYIDLRQVPPRDFSNLAAQQKAVVVVPWCATIADALQRLCDTNRRVAAVVNEYGESVGVLTWEDIFDAILQLQRGRSHRELARAEIRKLADDRWLATGLTKVRRLERAMGQPIPDTDNLTVGGIVQQHLRRLPEVGDVCQVGALRLEVIEAGMRGELLIAINVVADQETPP, encoded by the coding sequence ATGCCACTCGAGAACATTTTCTATCTTGGTGCGGCCCTGATTTTGGTCATGGTCAGCGGCTTTTTTTCTGGCTCGGAAGCCGCTTACTTTTCCCTGACGGCCTCCCAGCGCCATGGTTTGGCCAAGAGTAAGGTTGCCACAGATCGACTGGCCTTCAGTTTAGTATCCCAATCCGAACGACTATTGATGACGATATTGTTCTGGAATCTGGTCATCAACGTCACCTACTTCTCGATGGTCTCAAAGTTTACTTTGTCGTTGGATCAACATGATTCAGACAGCAGTTCGCACATTGCCCTGATTACATTTGGAGCATTGTTGTTCGTCATTTTGTTCGGCGAATTCTTCCCCAAAAGCATCGGGTTGATGTACCCGCTACGACTGGTTCGGCTAGCTGCGATACCGCTGGCCATAGCCGTCCGCACCATCGCTTGGTTGTTGCCGGTCATGGAGTTTATTACTGAATTCTCACGGCGTCTGGTATGGCCCGGGATGCAGCCCGAACCCTACTTATCGGCTGCCGACTTGACACGCGTGGTGGAACTGTCGGCCAGCGAGGATGAATTGGTTGAGGCCGAGAGCCAAGTCTTGCAAAATATCATTCAGCTGAACGAGGTTCGAGTCGAGGAGTGGATGCGGCCGCGGGCTGAATTTTCAGCGCATACTTCGCATCTGACGTGGCAGCAACTCACCCCACAATCTGCCAGCGGGGGATATCTACTAATTACTAAAGACCATGGACAGATCATGGGTTACATCGATCTGCGTCAGGTGCCTCCCCGCGATTTTTCGAATCTGGCTGCCCAGCAAAAGGCGGTGGTTGTAGTGCCCTGGTGCGCGACGATTGCCGACGCGCTACAGCGATTGTGCGACACCAACCGTCGTGTGGCTGCGGTCGTAAACGAATATGGGGAGTCGGTGGGCGTCTTGACCTGGGAGGACATTTTCGATGCTATCCTGCAATTACAACGCGGGCGCTCGCATCGCGAGCTGGCTCGAGCAGAAATCCGCAAGCTAGCTGACGACCGCTGGTTAGCAACCGGCCTGACCAAAGTGCGGCGACTGGAACGTGCGATGGGACAGCCGATCCCAGATACAGACAACCTGACAGTGGGCGGCATTGTGCAACAACATCTGCGTCGCTTACCAGAAGTTGGCGACGTATGCCAAGTCGGCGCGCTGCGGTTGGAAGTCATCGAAGCCGGCATGCGCGGTGAGCTGCTGATTGCAATTAACGTCGTCGCCGACCAGGAGACGCCGCCATGA
- the dapA gene encoding 4-hydroxy-tetrahydrodipicolinate synthase: MNPQRKGSDYAGLSVAIITPLKDNVLDVARLREQVEFQIQAGTTCLVPVGTTGESPTLSHEEHERVISEVVQIAAGRVKVMAGTGSNSTAEALRLTRWAAKEGADASLQVAPYYNKPTQEGFYQHFKAIAEDVDLPICVYNIPGRTGKNIEPETIARLAQLANITMVKEATGSLDQCSQILNTTNLTVLSGDDSLTLPMMSVGAEGAISVVGNIVPEDVIAMIGAALANDLAEARRWHHKLFPLCRDMLGLSTNPIPVKSAMRLLGRDTGQLRLPMTQLNQAEEGRLRTTLSEYGLL; this comes from the coding sequence ATGAATCCACAACGCAAGGGCTCCGATTACGCCGGGCTGTCAGTCGCCATCATTACTCCGCTCAAGGACAACGTGCTGGATGTGGCCCGGCTGCGCGAACAAGTCGAATTCCAGATTCAAGCCGGGACCACCTGCCTAGTTCCTGTGGGAACGACGGGCGAATCGCCCACGTTGTCCCACGAAGAACATGAGCGGGTTATCAGCGAGGTCGTTCAAATCGCCGCTGGTCGGGTGAAAGTCATGGCTGGCACCGGCAGCAATTCGACCGCTGAGGCTCTACGGCTAACTCGCTGGGCGGCCAAGGAAGGCGCAGACGCTTCACTGCAGGTAGCTCCCTACTACAACAAGCCGACACAGGAGGGTTTCTACCAGCACTTCAAGGCGATAGCCGAAGATGTCGATCTGCCGATCTGCGTGTACAACATCCCCGGCAGGACCGGCAAGAATATTGAACCTGAAACGATCGCGCGCTTAGCGCAATTGGCCAACATCACCATGGTCAAAGAGGCCACCGGGTCGCTCGATCAATGCTCACAGATTTTGAACACGACCAATCTGACAGTGCTGAGCGGCGATGATAGTTTGACTCTGCCAATGATGAGTGTGGGAGCTGAGGGCGCGATTTCGGTAGTTGGCAACATTGTTCCTGAAGATGTCATCGCCATGATCGGTGCTGCCCTGGCCAACGATCTGGCCGAAGCCCGCCGCTGGCATCATAAACTGTTTCCGCTGTGCCGCGATATGCTGGGGCTCAGCACCAATCCCATCCCAGTCAAATCGGCCATGCGCTTGCTGGGTCGCGACACAGGACAACTTCGCCTACCCATGACGCAGCTCAATCAAGCTGAAGAAGGTCGACTGCGGACGACACTTTCTGAATACGGCTTGCTGTAG
- a CDS encoding DUF21 domain-containing protein — protein sequence MMIVLLLLFGLALSAFFSGSETGFFRVTRVRLVMDALDGNWISRVLLWLANHTTVVVATVLIGNNLANYSLSLGLVILGGQLFTEQPSLQAIVPVLAAPVIFAYGELLPKYLFYQAPYRLLRFGAPLMLLCSILFLPMSIFVFAYEAIWRRFAGQSVTKADLALRRQDIQRTLAESQDAGVVAAIQRELSQNLFTFGSRPVRQYTIPLRAIPLMETTTTRPQALAAAVRTNSPIVGITREGNLVGCCLAAEVRADLNNSSLPLLPICQVRATDSSILVLTRLQAMHAPLAQVIDPTGRAIGVVLRERLTSLLVSD from the coding sequence ATGATGATCGTTTTGTTGTTATTATTCGGTCTAGCACTGAGCGCGTTTTTTAGTGGCAGCGAAACCGGGTTCTTTCGTGTTACTCGCGTGCGGCTGGTGATGGATGCGCTGGACGGCAATTGGATTTCGCGGGTTCTGTTGTGGCTGGCAAATCATACCACCGTCGTTGTAGCTACGGTGCTGATCGGTAACAACCTGGCTAATTATTCACTGTCGTTGGGATTGGTAATCCTCGGAGGTCAACTGTTTACTGAACAGCCCTCGCTCCAAGCCATTGTGCCGGTGCTGGCCGCGCCGGTGATCTTTGCGTATGGCGAACTGCTCCCCAAATACCTATTCTACCAAGCGCCCTATCGACTGCTGCGGTTCGGTGCACCACTCATGCTGCTGTGTTCCATCCTGTTCTTGCCGATGTCGATCTTTGTGTTCGCCTACGAGGCCATTTGGCGACGCTTTGCTGGTCAGTCCGTAACCAAAGCCGATCTCGCTCTCCGGCGTCAAGACATTCAGAGAACCTTGGCCGAGAGCCAGGATGCGGGAGTGGTGGCGGCAATTCAGCGCGAATTGAGCCAGAATCTGTTCACCTTCGGTTCACGTCCAGTAAGACAGTACACCATTCCCCTGCGAGCCATCCCGCTGATGGAAACCACGACTACGCGGCCACAAGCCTTGGCGGCAGCCGTCAGAACCAACAGTCCCATCGTCGGCATCACACGCGAAGGCAATTTAGTGGGCTGCTGTCTGGCCGCCGAAGTGCGCGCCGATTTGAATAACTCCAGCCTGCCGTTGCTGCCGATCTGTCAAGTTCGCGCTACGGATTCTAGCATTCTGGTGCTCACTCGCCTGCAAGCCATGCACGCACCCCTGGCTCAAGTAATCGACCCCACCGGTCGCGCAATCGGCGTAGTCCTGCGAGAAAGGCTAACGTCGCTGCTGGTCAGCGATTAG
- a CDS encoding Flp family type IVb pilin, producing MIVKYSQGLIRLWRDEDGPTTVEYAIMLALIVAVCIASVQTMTQATEQSFQRTREAIDGAMGN from the coding sequence ATGATCGTGAAGTACAGTCAGGGACTAATTCGACTTTGGCGCGATGAAGACGGTCCAACGACCGTCGAGTACGCCATCATGCTGGCCTTGATCGTCGCAGTCTGCATAGCTTCGGTTCAAACCATGACACAGGCCACCGAACAAAGCTTCCAACGAACTCGTGAAGCCATTGACGGTGCGATGGGCAACTAA
- a CDS encoding ABC transporter permease produces MITFSQIGRRTAMFGPILAREWLVAPRRLRFYVQRVVFIWALFSIVCTTWALLAGMQSVQDVGDMARFGVLVVQIVVPIELAVAMFLTAVAAVSNVAQEKDRRTLVLLLLTRLSNAQVVLGKLTASLLSPISLIFCSVPLLLMVTLMGGLSPQQVGLATAVMVVSSLWCGALANLIAFWRDKTFQSLAIAVLAVAGWLVLCEVLAAGAIPAVDSRWAELLSPFRSLRSVCQPISDYDWLQIPGGVAAGYCLLGMTAAGLFSLTAIARLRAWNPSDQVRPRQPDPDDDLTVDRAQLGTSVVTWKARAPRPMWHNPILWRETRTWAYGRKLVLIRLAYLAGFAIALVAISWSVTSGLALQRSRLAEELLPVAAKILVPFFVVSLVMLNALAVNSITNERDGQALDLLLTTNITPAQFMTGKILGVLYVGKEMVLLPGALACYLWWQAGISTSNLSLTLTGGFILNIFAVMLGIHCGMIYARSRTAIGTSLGTLFFLFLGIATCMMIMMSFRGSFARQLPPFLAIIVGGGTGLFVAMGSRNPSPAIALAAFALPFLTFFAITSFILRGQELTVFLVLAAAYGFATLAMLVPALSEFDFAMGRSRSVDDEE; encoded by the coding sequence ATGATCACTTTTTCTCAAATTGGACGGCGCACGGCAATGTTTGGACCCATCCTAGCCCGCGAGTGGCTAGTTGCACCGCGCCGTCTAAGGTTTTACGTGCAGCGTGTTGTCTTTATCTGGGCGCTCTTTAGTATTGTCTGCACCACTTGGGCACTACTGGCCGGGATGCAATCGGTACAGGATGTGGGAGATATGGCTCGCTTTGGGGTATTAGTCGTTCAGATTGTGGTGCCCATCGAATTGGCTGTGGCCATGTTCTTAACGGCGGTTGCTGCCGTCAGCAATGTAGCCCAGGAAAAGGACCGGCGGACGCTAGTGCTGTTACTGTTAACGCGACTGTCCAATGCGCAGGTCGTTTTGGGTAAACTTACGGCTAGCCTGTTGAGCCCTATCAGCTTGATCTTCTGCTCGGTGCCGTTGTTATTGATGGTTACTTTGATGGGTGGGTTGAGCCCACAGCAAGTAGGCTTGGCCACCGCTGTTATGGTCGTCAGTAGCCTGTGGTGCGGAGCGCTGGCCAATTTAATTGCCTTTTGGCGAGATAAGACGTTTCAGAGTTTAGCCATCGCTGTGCTGGCTGTTGCCGGCTGGCTGGTGTTGTGCGAAGTTCTGGCTGCAGGTGCTATCCCGGCCGTCGATTCTAGATGGGCCGAGTTGCTCAGCCCGTTCCGCAGCCTGCGGAGTGTCTGTCAACCGATTAGCGACTACGATTGGCTACAAATTCCCGGTGGAGTCGCGGCAGGCTATTGCCTACTGGGAATGACGGCCGCAGGTTTGTTTAGTTTGACGGCAATCGCCAGGCTCCGAGCCTGGAATCCGTCGGACCAAGTTCGCCCGCGACAGCCGGACCCAGACGACGACCTGACTGTGGATCGCGCACAACTCGGCACGTCTGTGGTGACTTGGAAGGCGCGAGCTCCGCGACCGATGTGGCATAACCCAATCTTATGGCGCGAGACGCGCACCTGGGCCTACGGTCGCAAACTGGTCCTGATTCGATTGGCTTATCTCGCTGGATTTGCAATAGCGCTAGTGGCCATCTCCTGGTCTGTCACCAGCGGGTTGGCCCTGCAGCGAAGTCGTTTGGCCGAAGAACTGCTGCCCGTGGCAGCCAAGATATTAGTACCATTTTTTGTGGTCTCACTGGTGATGCTCAACGCACTAGCGGTCAACTCGATCACCAACGAGCGCGATGGTCAGGCGCTGGACCTGCTGCTGACAACCAATATCACTCCTGCGCAGTTCATGACCGGCAAGATATTGGGGGTGCTATACGTCGGCAAAGAAATGGTACTGCTGCCGGGAGCGTTAGCCTGTTACTTGTGGTGGCAGGCTGGCATCAGTACTTCAAATCTTAGCCTAACACTGACTGGCGGATTTATACTGAATATATTTGCGGTCATGCTGGGAATTCATTGTGGCATGATCTATGCTCGCTCGCGAACGGCCATTGGTACCAGCCTTGGTACGCTGTTCTTTCTCTTTCTTGGCATTGCCACCTGCATGATGATCATGATGAGTTTTCGTGGTTCCTTTGCCCGGCAATTGCCGCCTTTCTTGGCGATCATTGTCGGCGGTGGTACCGGTTTATTCGTGGCTATGGGCAGCCGTAATCCAAGCCCCGCCATCGCGCTGGCTGCATTTGCTTTGCCGTTCTTGACTTTTTTTGCGATCACCAGTTTTATACTGCGTGGCCAGGAACTGACGGTGTTCTTGGTACTGGCTGCGGCATACGGATTTGCTACGCTGGCCATGCTAGTTCCAGCCCTTAGCGAGTTTGATTTTGCAATGGGTCGCTCGCGTTCGGTTGACGACGAGGAATAA
- a CDS encoding RHS repeat-associated core domain-containing protein — translation MFLADLTRSQSWSRDAQGNWTALTNEDGDAQSRTHNAQNQITQVGSATLSYDAAGNMTTDEQGRTLVYDAWNRLARVQNGSTTVSQYQYDGLKRRIVEQQGAQTPRVLYYSANWQVLEERQSGPAVASHVWSPVYVDALVASDRDADGNTGNGLEQRLYALHDANFNVTALLGTAGAIVERYYYEAYGRATALSPDFVPLATGQSAYNWRYLHQGGQLDAATGLYHFRHRDLSTSLGRWLNLDPIGYQGSKWNLYEYVEGRPTRSLDPTGESSILFPPLIPDDPPGKPKIPYLDILKDIIPNTKKNGRTISKGSGMT, via the coding sequence TTGTTCCTGGCCGATCTGACGCGCAGCCAGAGCTGGTCGCGGGATGCACAGGGCAATTGGACCGCGTTAACCAATGAAGATGGCGACGCGCAGAGTCGCACACACAACGCGCAGAACCAGATAACGCAGGTTGGCTCGGCAACGCTCAGCTACGATGCTGCTGGCAACATGACTACCGACGAGCAAGGTCGAACGCTGGTGTATGACGCCTGGAATCGCTTGGCGCGCGTGCAGAACGGCTCTACCACTGTTTCACAGTACCAATATGACGGACTGAAGCGACGGATTGTCGAGCAGCAGGGCGCGCAGACGCCGCGCGTGCTGTACTACTCGGCCAACTGGCAAGTGCTTGAAGAGCGCCAAAGCGGCCCTGCGGTGGCCTCGCATGTCTGGAGCCCCGTCTACGTCGATGCACTGGTCGCCAGCGACCGCGACGCCGACGGCAACACTGGCAATGGCCTGGAGCAGCGACTCTACGCGCTGCACGACGCCAACTTCAATGTCACGGCGCTGTTGGGCACCGCTGGAGCCATTGTCGAACGTTATTATTATGAAGCCTACGGCCGCGCCACCGCCCTGAGCCCCGACTTCGTGCCGCTGGCTACTGGCCAGAGTGCCTACAACTGGCGCTACCTGCATCAAGGCGGGCAGCTCGACGCAGCCACCGGCCTGTACCACTTCCGCCACCGCGACCTCTCCACATCCCTCGGCCGCTGGCTGAACCTCGATCCGATCGGGTACCAGGGGAGTAAGTGGAACTTGTATGAGTATGTGGAGGGGAGACCGACTCGTTCGCTTGATCCAACTGGCGAATCCTCGATCCTATTCCCGCCGTTGATTCCTGATGATCCACCTGGAAAACCGAAGATTCCGTATCTCGACATTCTGAAAGATATTATCCCAAACACAAAAAAGAATGGGAGGACGATATCAAAAGGAAGTGGGATGACATAA